Genomic segment of Rhodocaloribacter litoris:
CAGCGAAGGCAAGCGTCGGCCCTTCTTCCGGGGCCGTCCCACCTGACCGGGCTTGCGCGGCGGAGCCGGCTCGTAGAGGGCCGCGTCGAGTCGCAGGCGCGTCACGACGGTGACGTGCTCGCCTACAGCGGCCAGAAACTCAATCGCCGAAAAACTGCTGTCCGCGGTGACAACGATTGGCCGGGCGGGCAGCCAGCGCTTCAGTTGCAACAGCATCTGCCGCGCCCAATCGGTCAGCTTCTTATGCTGCTTTCCAGCTTCGGTATGATAGCGTTCGCTGGGACAGAGCACCGTCAGAAACGGCAGCGCCCAGACCCGCTCAGCCCAGGGGATGCGCGGCAGGTACATCAACGAGAGCCAGCGCAGCCCGCTGGCCTTGACGAAGTGGCCTCGGCTCGAACGTACCGGGTCGCGGTAGATGCCCTTGGCGTTGATCTTGACCCCGCGCCGGCGTTCGATGGTCTCGTCGATGCCAAAGACCAGCGGCCCCTCGTCTGCACGATCATGGAAGGTCTCGATGAGCATGGTCAGCAGGATCTGGGCCGCCCGGCGGGCCGACCACGTGGCCCGATTGAGCACGCGGTGATAGTTCTGGAATGTGGTGAGCGCACTCAGCCCCATCACGCGCAGGGCACTGGCCACTGTACGGCGACCCGGTGCGAGGATCGCCCCGGCCACGAGCACCTGAGCGTGCTGAAAGACGGACTTGGAGAACAGCGGCCGGAAGGCTATCATGAAAGCAGTAAACGCGGGAGGCATCGTAGGCACCGGTCATCCCTTTGGGCGAAGAGATGATCAGCTTACGGTGGCCTCCCCGTTTGCGTCAATTGGACAAAGTCGAGCTTAGACAAGAAGTTGTAGCCGACACGCTTATTGATGAAGATCTGTTCTATAAGCTCAAAGTGATTTCATTCGACGCTGAAAACACCACGATTATCACAGAGACAGACACGTCCTATTACTATCGAGCCGTCATTAATGGGGTCCTGTCTAGCTGGACCCCCGAGGCAGGAAAAACTGAAAGCGAAATTCAATTCTTCCGAGACTTCAACACCTGTTATACGCACGCCAACAGGCCGGATGGGATTATCGTGCAAGGAGCCTACGACACCACGTTCACGTTTCCGTCGGGCGAATCCTCTACTCTGGCGGCCGTGAAGGAATTCGTCTTCATTCTACCTCAGGCTAGAGAAACACAGGAATATGGCTATGGAATAGGACTCCTACACAGCGGGGGAGAACCTAGCGTGAGTACAACGCTGACCTATGCCCGGATCGGTGGGCAAGAGTACGGCACTCCACTCGATTCGCTCTTCGACATCCGGGTAAGTCTCGAATCGCCATCGCTTCCCAAAGAGACATTTAGCCTGTCGGCATACCCGAATCCGTCGTACGCTCTGACCCATTTTGCTCTGGTGCTAGCTCAGTCTGGCCGTGCCTCCATACGAGTTTACAACGTGCTGGGTCAGCTTGTCGCCATGCCCCTACAGGATGTTTACCTACCGATAGGCAATCACACGATTGAATGGAACGCTGAGGCTGTAACTACCGGCGTGTATTTCGCCGAGCTTTTCGTCGAGGGTCACCCTGTAGCAAAAAGCAGTGTCGTTGTCACCCGGTAGATCCGAGGACGTGCTTTCACATCTGGCATAATCCGTGGATGCTCCATTTCAAGAACGGCCTTTTTCTAACTCATTACCCAACTCCAACAGATAGAGTGACTTATACCACACTGAAACAGCGGTTTCCTGCGTCGTTACGCGGTGTTTTCTTGCTCATGCTGATAGGAATTGCCTTTCCCTTGAGCGTCTTGGGCCAGGAGACGTCCTGTGCCCATGGAAATATCCAGTGGACGCAGAGCCAGATGCAAGCCATGCTGAGTTCGCAGGCTGAGGTGCCGACCTCTGGTCAGTTCAGAGCACTCATCGTTTTTGTCAGGTTCAAGGACGACACGTTCAACGACACGTGTAACGACAAGTGGCTCGCCTGGCACACGAGTGACATGCTGCCCGATATGGCGCATGACTTCCTCGCTCCAGGTGGAGCAGGCGGTCAGGCACGAGTTACATTCGGAAGTTGTGTACGGGCATCAATGAAAAAGGCGGCGTATCCTGATGATTGTCCAGATCATCATCCTCAACGCAAGGAGGGATACGCCACCCATGAGACATGATAACGTTCACCCGCTTCAAAGTCATCAGGCTTCTTCAAACGCGCTGGTCGACGACCCGCTCACCGAACTGCTGCGCCGGGGAGCACGCAAGCTGATCGAAGAAGCCATTCATGCCGAACTGGACCTGATGCTCGAGAGCGTCGCACACCTGAAGGACGAGGCCGGACGTCGCCGCGTGGTCCGCAACGGCTACCTGCCTGAGCGCTCGGTCCAGACCGGCATCGGGGAGGTCACGGTCAAGGTGCCTCGGGTTCGAGACCGTGCCAAGACGGCCCAGCAGAAAATCCGCTTCACCTCCTCAATCCTGCCGAAGTACATGCGCAAGACGCGCTCGCTGGAAGCACTCATCCCGTGGTTGTATCTCAAGGGCGTCTCGACCGGCGACTTCTCAGAGGCGCTGGCAGCGCTCTTGGGCACGGATGCACCTGGGCTGAGTCAGCCGACGATCTCTCGCCTGAAGGCAGCCTGGAAGCAGGAGTACGAGGCCTGGAGGCAACGCGACCTCTCACAGAAGGAGTACGTTTACGTCTGGGCCGACGGCGTCTACTTCAACGTGCGCATGGACCAGGAAGCGCAGTGCATCCTGGTGATCATCGGCGCGACGAAGGACGGCCGCAAGGAGCTCATCGCCATTGAGGACGGCTACCGCGAGTCGGCGCAGTCGTGGCGTGAGATGCTGCTGGATCTGAAGCGTCGTGGATTGAAGGTAGCTCCGAAGCTGGCCGTGGGCGACGGGGCCCTCGGCTTCTGGAAAGCGCTCTACGAGGTCTACGGCTCGACCCGTCAGCAGCGGTGCTGGGTGCACAAGACGGCCAACGTGCTGGGCTACCTGCCGAAGTCACAGCAGCCGAAGGCGAAGCAGCGGCTGCACAACATATACCTGGCCGAGTCGCGGGAAGCGGCCGAGGAGGCCTTCGACTTTTTCATCGAAGCCTACCAGGCCAAGTACCCGAAGGCGGCCGACTGCCTGGCCAGGGACCGAGAGCAGCTCCTGGCCTTCTACGACTTCCCGGCCGAGCACTGGCGGCACCTGCGCACGACCAACCCGATTGAGTCGACCTTCGCCACGGTGCGGCTGCGCACGGCCAAGGTACGGGGCTGCTTCTCCCGCGAGACCGTACTGACGGACGCGTCGCGCGTCCAATGGTCTTCCGCTTGGGCCAGTGTGCCGAGAAGACGTGGCGTCGGTTGAACGGCTCACCCTTGTTGGCCGACGTGCTGGCCGGCATCAGATACATCGACGGGATTCACCCCGACAGGATCGCCGCCTGATTCCTCGTACACAAAACTTGCATGTATCTCGTCTACGCCAACGCATCGTCATTGACTCTCGGCATTGCCCCCTCGGTGGTCTTGCCTGATGGCTATGCCGGCTACAATTCAATCTACGCCAACACAGGGAAGGACATGTATCTGACCAACGGGTCGGATGTGCGAGCCGAGCAGCACTGGTGGGGAGAGTCCCCGCCGAGCACGTCCGACTTTCACATCTCCGGTACCTCAACGCTCGACTACACGCCGTACCTGAACTCGAACCCGAATACAGCGATGTTTGCCACCGCCCATGTGCGACCCGGTACTAGCGAAGCCCTGGGCCTCGCCGAAGTAGAAGCCGGGCAACCGGCCCTGGTGCAATCCGCATCTGCTCCGATGGCGGAGACGACTACAGGCGAGGCAGGCACCTCTACAAAATCGCCATCTTCGAAGGGTCGCTTTGTGAGAGAGATCCTGGAGCGACGGGCCGAGCGGGGTCGTGCCGCTTCGGCGGAGGTCTTGCTGCGCACCGCAAGTGAGCGAGGTAACCCGCTGGCCTACCTCGCTCAGGTGTTCGCTGTGGGAGATCTGCTCTACCTGGGGCGAACGCAGGAAGCTATCCTGCTGGGGGAGGCCGTGCTACAAAGCGGGCGACTCGATGAAGGGGCCACGAGCGTAGTAGCGCAGGCTATGCTGTGGGCCTATGAAGACGTGCTGAAAGACGAAGCCAACGCTGCCCGGATGAGGCAAGTCCTTGCCCTTGCCGAAGAGGCTTCTGAAACCAATCCAGCTATTGCCAAGCTCGGTAACGATCAGTCTGAAGTAAAACAGGAATCTGTAGGACTTCAGTCAGGGGCTTATCCGAACCCGTTCAACCCAGAGGTAACGATTCACTACGCTTTGCCACAGGAAGGACGGGTACGGCTCAGAGTCTTCGACATGTTGGGGCGTCAGGTGGCGATGCTGGTGGATGAGGTGCAACAGGCGGGACAACACCGAGTGCGTTTTGTGGCTTCCGAACTGCCGAGCGGGGTCTACCTGTACCGCATCGAAGCAGCGGGGCAGACGAAGACAGAGAGGCTCATATTGCTGAAGTAGGACGGCGCATAACCCGGCGCTGCACGCGGACCCAAAGCCGGTCGGCGTTTCTACGACCATAGTTGCTACCGCTGAAGGTTTTTCTGAACTTGAAACATGGTGCCCGCAGGCCCTGGGCCGGTGAGCGCCAAGTCGTTAGGCAGACCACCTTTGCCCCGGTTGCCGTGAACACGTCGGATCTCCTGGCACAGACCTCGCACCGACCGTGGCCGCTGCCGCATGCGCGCTGGAGGATGCAGATGCGCTGGTGCGATCTCGCCTTTCTGCACTGGCCGCTCCCGCCCCAGATGCTCCGGCCCTTCATCCCGGCCCCGCTCGAACTGGACACCTTTGAGGCTCAGGCATGGCTCGGCATCGTGCCCTTCCGCATGGAGGCCGTGCGCTACCGCTACAGCCCCCCCATTCCGACCACCCATGCCTTTCCTGAGCTCAACGTGCGCACCTACGTGTGTACACCCGAGCGCACCGGCGTCTGGTTCTTCAGCTTGGATGCCACGAGCCGTCTCGCGGTGCGCGCAGCACGGTGCGTCTACAACCTCCCCTACTTCGACGCCGACATCCGGCTCCAGAGGGAAGGTGAGGGGATCAGGTACACGAGCCACCGCACGCATTCTCAGGCACCGCCCGCCGAGCTTCAGGTCCAGTATCGGGCAACAGGGGACGTGTACGAGGCCGCGCCCGGCACACTGGAGCACTGGCTGGTGGAGCGCTACTGCCTGTTCGCCCAGGCACGGAGCGGAGCGGTGTTCTTCGTGGACGTCCACCACCAGCCCTGGCCCCTGCAGCGGGCACAGGCCCGTGTGGAGCAGAACACGATGGCAGAAGCCGCCGGCATYGAGCTGCCGCCCCAGCCGCCTCTGGTACATTTCGCACGCGCTCTCGATGTGCTGGCCTGGAGTCGCATGCCGGTGACCGCACGCAGCTCTGCCTGACGAGCGGATGCAGGCGACCCACGGCCAGCCCTGCTGCGGACGCGATCGCCTGGCCCTTGCGCCTCGGCCACGACGCCGACCGGCCCCACGCCAACACGAGTACCGCAAGCTCCAGCGCGGGTGAGCGGGTTCAGAGCGCCCCGGCGGCGTCGCGGGCGCCCAGGCGGTGCACCACGAGGGTGGAGAGGCCGATGAGCAGCATCAGGAAGACGGCGTAGGCGGCGGCCGCGCCGAAGTCGTAGAGCCGGAGTTGCGCCAGGATCTCGACGCTGATGGGCCGGTTCTCGAAGATGTAGAGCATGATGGAGGAGACGAACTCGCCCAGGGCCGCCACGAACGTCAGCAGCGTGCCGGCCAGGATGCCCGGGCCGATGACGGGCAGCACCACACGCCGGAACGTGGTGAGGAAGCCCGCGCCCAGGTCGGCCGAGGCCTCGGAGAGGCGGTCGTCGTAGCCCTCGAGGGCGGCCACGGTGGCGCGCACCACGAAGGGGATGTGGCGGATGAAGTAGGCCAGCGGCAGGATCCAGAAGGTGCCCACCAGGATGCGCCCGAAGCCGAGCGGTGAGGGGGTGTTGAACGTCACGATCAGGTTGACGGCGATGACCGTGCCGGGGATGGCGAAGGGCAGGGCCGTCAGCAGGCGGAGAAAGGTGCGGCCGGGCAGCCGGCTCTTGGCGATCAGCAGCGCCGCCGCCACGCCGAAGACCACGTTCGCCGCCGTGGCCAGCGCGGCCATGCGCAGGCTGTTGCGGATGGGCTGGAACACGTCCGGGTCGGCCAGCAGGTCCACGTAGTTGGCCAGCGTGTAGCGGGCCGGGAGGATCTGGTAGGTCCAGCTCCCTTCCTGCGCGAAGGACAGCAGCACGATGGTGGCGATGGGCAGCAGGAGGAACAGCAGCAGGGCCAGCGCCCCGCCCAGGGCCAGCGCCCGCGCCCACCCGCTGCGGACCGGCACCGGCGGCGGGGCGGCCCCCTTGGCCGCCCCCGTGCCCGGCCGCCGCGGCCCCAGCTCGATCAGCAGCAGGAACGCCAGGCAGATCAGCGTCAGCACCGTGGAGACGGCCGCCGAGAGGGCCAGGTCGCCGTTGGTCTTGTAGTTGTAGATCTGGAGCGTGAGGAAGTTGTCCGTGCCGGCAAAGAGCAGCGGGGCGGTGAACGAGGCCATGGACACCATGAAGACGAGCAGGGCGGCGCTCACGAGGGCCGGCCGCAACAGCGGCAGCACCACCCGCCGGAAGGTCAGGTGGGGCGGGGCCCCCAGGTCCGCGGCGGCCTCCAGCAGGCTCCGGTCCACCCCGCGCAGCGCGGCCATGACGAACAGGTAGAAGTAGACGTAGAGCGAGTAGACGTGCACCAGCCAGACGGCCCACAGCCCCTCGAACCGGAACGGCACGGCGTCGAGGCCGAGCAGCGCCTGGAGGCTGCGGGGCAGGATGCCGCTCTCGCCGTAGAGGAACAGGAAGGCCAGCACCCCCACCAGCGGGGGCAGCGCCAGCGGGAGGGCCGCCAGCGCCATCAGCGTGCGCCGCAGCGGGAAGTCGAACCGGAAGAACAGGTAGGCCAGCGTGGTGCCCAGCACCCCGGCCCCCAGCACCGTCGTCAGCGAGATCCACACCGACGTGTAGAGCGCCCGCACGTTGGCCGAGCGCCACGACGAGAAGAGGGCCGCGTAGTTGTCCCACGTCATGCCTGTGGCGAACATCCGCAGGCTGGGGTAGACCACGTAGCCCAGCAGGATCGCCAGGACGGGGACGAGCAGCCAGAACGCACCGCGACGGGAGAGCATAGGGCAAACGATTCAGATCAGGAGCCGGGTCAGCGTGCGCCGAGATCGAACGTAGATTCCAGCGGATTCAGGAACTGCACGCCTTCGATGGTGGCGCCGGTCGGGAAGTCCTCGCTCAGCACGACAGGGATCTGGTTCAGCCGGGCCGTTGCCCAGATCTGTGCGTCGTAATAGGAGAAACCGTGGTCCCGCACGCCGCGAACAGCTTCCAGGATGACGGCGGGCGTGAGGGGAAAGATCGGGAAAACCTGCGCGTAAAGCTCGACGTGCCGGTACGCCTCGTCCGGCGAGAGCGGAGGGGTCAGCTTGCGCAGGGCTACGCTGCAAAACTCCGACGGCCGGTAAGGCTGCGCTCTGGGTCGCCCCAACATGGGCGAGCACGTCAAAGGCGCGCTGTTGCTTGCTCGGCGTGGAAGCGTCGAAGCAATAGAGGAGCAGGTTGGTGTCGAGCAGGTAGCGCAACATGGCCCCTCAGCGTCGCGTGCCGGGACGCAGTTGCTCCTCGCGCTCGGCGTAGAGGGCTTCACGGTCGAAGCGAAAGCCGGCCGGTGTGCGATGGGTTTCGGCGAGGCGACGGGTGTATTCGAGCAGGCCATGGAGCGCATCGCGACGGGGCAGGGGCTCTCCGGGCTGGTCGCGCAGCATCGCATCGAGGGCCCGGCGGATGAGCTCGGCTTCGGAGACGCCAAGCGCTTTCGCCCGGCGTTTGAGCGCGTGCTCCTGCTGTTCGGTGATATAAAGCTGCTTGCGGATCATGGGGATGAACGGGGCTTGTTTTTTCCTCAAACCGGCAACTTCACGATGAGGTTGCACCCGCTTTGATCCGGGCGTTGGCGGCGGGGGTCACACGGCGATGCGGCCTTCGAGGGCGCGGGAGAGGGTGGCCTCGTCGGCGTACTCGAGGTCGCCGCCGATGGGCAGGCCCCGCGCGATGCGGGTGACGCGCACGCCGAAGGGCTTGAGCAGTTGCGAGATGTAGTAGGCCGTCGTGTCGCCCTCGACGTTCGGGTTCATGGCGAGGATGACCTCGCGCACGGGCGGGCGTGGCTCGGCGGCCGGACCGGGTTCGCGAACGGTGCCGGGGGCGGGCAGGCCGTCCCCGCCGGCGGCCGTCGTGGCGAAGGACGGGTCCACGCGGGCCACCAGCTCCCGGATGCGCAGGTCGTCCGGCCCGACGCCGTCGAGCGGGGAGATGACGCCGCCGAGGACGTGGTAGACGCCGTGGTACTCGTTCGTGCGCTCGAGCGCCACCACATCGTTCGATTCCTCGACCACGCAGATGAGGCCGTGGTCGCGCCGGGGAGAGCGGCAGATCGGGCAGGGGTCGTCGTCCGTCACGTTGAAGCAGACCGAGCACGCCCGCACCCGGTCCTTGACGGCCACGAGCGCCTTCGCCAGCTCGACGACCTCCTCGCGCGGCATCTTCAGCACGTAGGCCGCCAGCCGCTGCGCCGTCTTCCGCCCGATGGTCGGCAGTTTCGTGAACTGCTCCACCAGCGCCTCCACGGATTCCGAAGTGAATTGCATCGTGTGGAAAAAAGTTCAGTCGGTACGGTCTCCGGCAAACCTACCACCGCCGGGTGACATCGATGTGTCACCGGGTTTAAAGGCCCAGCTGGCTCAGGTCCATCCCCGGGGGGAGGAAGCCCCCGGCGGCTTTTTGCAGCTCCTGCCGGGCCATCGCGGCGGCCTCGTCGAGCGCCTTGTTGACGCCCGCGATGATGAGGTCGGCGAGCAGTTCGGGGTCGTTC
This window contains:
- a CDS encoding IS701 family transposase, with the translated sequence MPPAFTAFMIAFRPLFSKSVFQHAQVLVAGAILAPGRRTVASALRVMGLSALTTFQNYHRVLNRATWSARRAAQILLTMLIETFHDRADEGPLVFGIDETIERRRGVKINAKGIYRDPVRSSRGHFVKASGLRWLSLMYLPRIPWAERVWALPFLTVLCPSERYHTEAGKQHKKLTDWARQMLLQLKRWLPARPIVVTADSSFSAIEFLAAVGEHVTVVTRLRLDAALYEPAPPRKPGQVGRPRKKGRRLPSLHEILSDEKTAWRRFQVSQWYGREAYEVDVATGCALWYHSGLPVVPLRWVLVRDPAGRLEPKGFLCTDQQACAVDILTWFVRRWSVEVTFEEVRRHLGFETQRQWSDPAILRTTPCLLGLFSLVALMADRLHAEGELTVARSAWYDKPHPTFSDALAGVRMVLWRAMDFPMSHERTEMLKIPRPLFERLTSTLAYAA
- a CDS encoding T9SS type A sorting domain-containing protein, whose translation is MGEEMISLRWPPRLRQLDKVELRQEVVADTLIDEDLFYKLKVISFDAENTTIITETDTSYYYRAVINGVLSSWTPEAGKTESEIQFFRDFNTCYTHANRPDGIIVQGAYDTTFTFPSGESSTLAAVKEFVFILPQARETQEYGYGIGLLHSGGEPSVSTTLTYARIGGQEYGTPLDSLFDIRVSLESPSLPKETFSLSAYPNPSYALTHFALVLAQSGRASIRVYNVLGQLVAMPLQDVYLPIGNHTIEWNAEAVTTGVYFAELFVEGHPVAKSSVVVTR
- a CDS encoding T9SS type A sorting domain-containing protein; protein product: MYLVYANASSLTLGIAPSVVLPDGYAGYNSIYANTGKDMYLTNGSDVRAEQHWWGESPPSTSDFHISGTSTLDYTPYLNSNPNTAMFATAHVRPGTSEALGLAEVEAGQPALVQSASAPMAETTTGEAGTSTKSPSSKGRFVREILERRAERGRAASAEVLLRTASERGNPLAYLAQVFAVGDLLYLGRTQEAILLGEAVLQSGRLDEGATSVVAQAMLWAYEDVLKDEANAARMRQVLALAEEASETNPAIAKLGNDQSEVKQESVGLQSGAYPNPFNPEVTIHYALPQEGRVRLRVFDMLGRQVAMLVDEVQQAGQHRVRFVASELPSGVYLYRIEAAGQTKTERLILLK
- a CDS encoding YqjF family protein, encoding MRWCDLAFLHWPLPPQMLRPFIPAPLELDTFEAQAWLGIVPFRMEAVRYRYSPPIPTTHAFPELNVRTYVCTPERTGVWFFSLDATSRLAVRAARCVYNLPYFDADIRLQREGEGIRYTSHRTHSQAPPAELQVQYRATGDVYEAAPGTLEHWLVERYCLFAQARSGAVFFVDVHHQPWPLQRAQARVEQNTMAEAAGIELPPQPPLVHFARALDVLAWSRMPVTARSSA
- a CDS encoding ABC transporter permease, which encodes MLSRRGAFWLLVPVLAILLGYVVYPSLRMFATGMTWDNYAALFSSWRSANVRALYTSVWISLTTVLGAGVLGTTLAYLFFRFDFPLRRTLMALAALPLALPPLVGVLAFLFLYGESGILPRSLQALLGLDAVPFRFEGLWAVWLVHVYSLYVYFYLFVMAALRGVDRSLLEAAADLGAPPHLTFRRVVLPLLRPALVSAALLVFMVSMASFTAPLLFAGTDNFLTLQIYNYKTNGDLALSAAVSTVLTLICLAFLLLIELGPRRPGTGAAKGAAPPPVPVRSGWARALALGGALALLLFLLLPIATIVLLSFAQEGSWTYQILPARYTLANYVDLLADPDVFQPIRNSLRMAALATAANVVFGVAAALLIAKSRLPGRTFLRLLTALPFAIPGTVIAVNLIVTFNTPSPLGFGRILVGTFWILPLAYFIRHIPFVVRATVAALEGYDDRLSEASADLGAGFLTTFRRVVLPVIGPGILAGTLLTFVAALGEFVSSIMLYIFENRPISVEILAQLRLYDFGAAAAYAVFLMLLIGLSTLVVHRLGARDAAGAL
- a CDS encoding PIN domain-containing protein, which translates into the protein MLGRPRAQPYRPSEFCSVALRKLTPPLSPDEAYRHVELYAQVFPIFPLTPAVILEAVRGVRDHGFSYYDAQIWATARLNQIPVVLSEDFPTGATIEGVQFLNPLESTFDLGAR
- a CDS encoding DNA-binding protein — protein: MIRKQLYITEQQEHALKRRAKALGVSEAELIRRALDAMLRDQPGEPLPRRDALHGLLEYTRRLAETHRTPAGFRFDREALYAEREEQLRPGTRR
- the recR gene encoding recombination mediator RecR, which gives rise to MQFTSESVEALVEQFTKLPTIGRKTAQRLAAYVLKMPREEVVELAKALVAVKDRVRACSVCFNVTDDDPCPICRSPRRDHGLICVVEESNDVVALERTNEYHGVYHVLGGVISPLDGVGPDDLRIRELVARVDPSFATTAAGGDGLPAPGTVREPGPAAEPRPPVREVILAMNPNVEGDTTAYYISQLLKPFGVRVTRIARGLPIGGDLEYADEATLSRALEGRIAV